In Sphingomonas sp. SUN019, the genomic window CGCGGCGGCGATGACGCGGGTGAAGGTGGACTGATTCTAAAATTCCTCCCCGTGCCGGGGAGGAATTACGCTAAGCGGTCACCACCTGCCGCTCCCGTATCATGTCTGCGGCTTTCTCCGCGATCATGATCGTCGGGGCGTTGGTATTCGATCCCACCAGCGTCGGCATCACCGACGCATCGACCACGCGCAGGCCGTCCAGCCCGCGCACGCGCAGCCGTTCGTCGACCACCGCCATCGTGTCGCCGTCCGCGCCCATCTTGCAGGTGCCGACCGGGTGGTAGATCGTCTCGGCGGTCGCGCGGACCCAGGCGTCGATCTGTGCGTCGGTCTGGATATCGCGGCCCGGCGCGAGTTCATCGCCGCGATAAGGATCGAGCGCCACTTGGCTCGCCACGTCGCGGCCGATCTTGACGCATTCGCGCATCACGCGGCGGTCCACCTCGCTCGCCAGATAGTTCGCGTAGATCAACGGATCGGCCAGCGGATCGCCCGAGGCGATGCCGATCCGCCCGCGACTTTCGGGGCGCAGTTGGCACAAATGGAAAGAGAAGCCGTCCTCCTTCACGCGCACCTTGCCGTGGTCGCGCATGATCGCCAGCACGCCGTGGATCTGCACGTCGGGCCGCGACAGTCCCTCGCGCGAACACACGAACGCGCCGCTTTCCAGGAATTGCTGCCGTCCGAGCCCAGTCCCGCGCGTCAGATATTCGAGGCCGACCTTTAACTGCCGCAACCCCTTCGTCGCGGAGAAGGCGGTGGTCAGTCCCCGCGCGCGCCAGCTCAGAATGATGTCCAGGTGATCCTGCAGATTTTCCCCGACGCCGGGCAGGTCATGGACCGGCTGAACCCCCGCCGCACGCAAGCGATCCGCAGCGCCGATCCCCGACAATTGCAGGATATGCGGCGATTGCACCGCACCCGCACATAGCAACGCCTCGCCCGAAACCTCGGCGCGTTCCAGCTTCTTGCCGGTGACATATTCGACCGCCCGGACGCGCCCGCGGCTGACGACGATCCTTGTCGTCCGCGCGTCGGTGACGATGGTCAGGTTCGCGCGCGTCTCGACCGGCCGCAGATACGCCGCCGCGGTCGACCAGCGCTGGCCGTTCGAGATCGTCAAATCGTAGCGCCCGAACCCCTCCTGTTGCGCGCCATTGAAGTCGGGCGTCACCGGATACCCCGCCTGCCGCCCGGCCTCGATCAGCGCATCGTGGAACGGGCTGTCGCTTTCGCCCGCCGACACGCGCAACGGCCCCTCCGCTCCGTGCAGATCGCCGCCGCGATGATGCCCCTCCAGCTTGCGGAAGTAGGGAAGCACGTCGTCCCACGACCAGCCACTCAGCCCCATCTGCCGCCATTCGTCGAAGTCCTGCGGGTGCCCGCGGGTATAGACCATGCCGTTGATCGACGACGATCCGCCCAGTCCCTTGCCGCGCGGCCACCACAGGCGGCGCTGGTCCATGTGCGGCTCGGCCTCGGTCCAGAAGCCCCAATTATGCTTGCCCTTCGCCTTGATCAGATTGCCGACGCCCGCCGGCATCCGCACCAGCATCTCCTTGTTCGCGCCGCCCGCCTCCAGCAGGCAGACGCTGACCGCGGGGTCTTCGGACAGCCGCGCGGCCAGCGTACACCCGGCCGAACCGCCGCCGATGATGACGTAATCGTAACCGGGCATTCTTCTCTCCACTTTTCTCTTTATCTCACGGGACCAGCACAAGCTTCCCGACCATCTCGCTGTCCTGCATCGCCGCAAACGCGCTACGCCAATCCGCCAACGGATATTCGGCGTGCACGCGGGGGCGAATTTTCTTATCCTCCGCCAGCTTCCACACCGCCGCCAGATTCTCGCGGCCCTTGTCCGGGAACTGCCGCCCATATTCGCCCGCGCGCACGCCGACGACCGAGAAGCCCTTGATCAGCGGCATGTTGGTCGAAACCGTAGCGATCCTCCCGGAGGTAAACCCCACCACCAGCAAGCGCCCGCCGAACGCGATGCAGCGCGTCGATTCGTCGAACACGTCGCCGCCGACCGGATCGTAGATCACGTTCGCGCCGCCTCCGGTCAGATCCTTCACCGCCTCGCGAAAACCGGGCGCGGGGACGACCGCGTCGGGCGAATATTCGTCCATCACGACCGACAGTTTCTCCATCGATCGCGACGTGGCGATCACGCGGTAGCCGAGCGCCTTCGCCAGATCGACCGCGGCCAGTCCGACCCCTCCGGTCGCGCCGTGGACCAGCACCCATTCCTCCGGCTGCACTGCCGCCAGCCGCACCAGCGCGACGTAAGCTGTGAGATACGCCGTCCCTACGCTGGCGGCTTCGGCGAACGACAGATGCGCAGGCTTTCCGCGCACCGCGTCGGCATCGACCGCGACGATCTCCGCGAAACCGCCCAGCCGCGTGCCCGCGACCACCGCATCGCCCGCCGCAAAGCCGTCCCCCGCGATCACCTCGCCCGCAATCTCCATCCCAGGCGTGAACGGCAGGGGCGGCTTCAACTGATATTCGCCCTTCGTCATCAGCAGGTCGGGAAAGTTCAGCGACGCCGCCTTTACGTGGATCAGCACCTGACCCAGCTTCGCGACTGGTTCCGGAACATCGGCCAATGCGGTGCCGGACAAATCGTCCGACAGCGCGGCGACGACGACCGCCTTCATGCCGCCTTCGGTTTTGTCGCGAGTATCCCGAGCAACGATTCGAACAGCGTCTCCATGTCGAGATGCGGCGCGTGGATCTTGCCGTGGCCCAGCATCATCAGCGCATAGGCGCGGATATCGGCCTCGCCGCGGTCGAAGCCCGCGTCCTCCAGGCAATCGCCGATGAAGCCGAGCAACTCCGCATCGTGCTTGTCCACCGCCAGCCGCGCGCGCGGGTCGCTTTCCGCCCAGGCGCGCATCGCGATGCCCAGCCGCGACAGGCCGCGCCGCCGTACCGTCTGCCCCAGCAGGCGGATGCGGTCGATCGGGTCGGGCGTCGCGCGTTTCAGCGACGCGACCATGTCGGCCACCTGCGTCTCCGCAAAATAGGTCGCGAGTCGCCCCTGATAGGCGTCGAAATCACCGAAATGATGATAGAAACTGCCCGTCGACACGCGCAGTTCGTCGGCCAGCGGGCGCAGTTTCAGCGCGCGCAGACCGCCGCGCCTAAGCAACGATTGCCCCGCCTCCAGCCAATCGCGCTGGGTGAGATCATTGCTGCGGGCGGGGGCTGCGGCAGTTGGGGTTACGCTTGACATCGCTTCGACCATAACGAAGGTTATGCTGGAACTCCGCGCCGGTAAAGGTGCCGCGCGCTGACGTGATTCTGGAGAGCCCGTATGCCCGACGCCTATATCATCGACGCCTGCCGCACGCCGCGTGGCATCGGCAAGCAGGGCAAGGGGGCGCTGGCCGACATGCATCCGCAGCATCTGGCCGCGACCGTGCTGAAGGCGATCAAGGAACGCAACAACCTGAATACTGCGGAGGTGGACGACATCATCTGGTCGACCAGCACGCAACGCGGCAAGCAGGGCGGCGACATGGGCCGGATGGCCGCGCTCGACGCCGGATATGACGTGAAGGCCAGCGGCACGACGCTCGACCGCTTCTGCGGCGGCGGGATCACCGCGGTGAATTTTGCAGCAGCGCAGATCATGTCGGGGATGGAAGACCTGGTCATCGCCGGCGGGACCGAGATGATGAGCCTGACCGCCGCGATGAGCGCGGAGGATCAGGCTGCGGGCAAGGCGCCGGGTCTGATGGGATCGGGCAACACGCGGCTGAACGAAACGCACCCGCAATCGCACCAGGGCATCTGCGGCGACGCGATCGCCAGCATGGAGGGGATCGACCGCGAGGCGCTCGACGCACTCGGCCTTGAAAGTCAGCGCCGCGCGAAGATCGCGATGGACGAGGGGCGGTTCGACAAGTCGATCGTGCCGGTAGTCGACGATGCGGGCAATGTCGTATTGGCGAAGGACGAGTTTCCCCGGCCGCAAACCACCGCGGAGGGACTCGCCGCGCTGAAGCCGTCGTTCGCGGCGATGGCGGATATGCCCTATGACAAGAGGGGCACGACCTTCCGCAGCCAGATCAACGCGAAATATCCCGACCTGACGATCGAGCACTTCCATCACGCGGGCAATTCGTCGGGCGTGGTCGACGGCGCGGCGGCGGTCCTGCTGGCGTCGAAGGAATATGCCGACGCGCACGGTTTGAAACCACGCGCGAAGATCGTCGCGATGGCCAACATCGGCGACGATCCCACGCTGATGCTCAACGCGCCGGTTCCGGCCGCGAAGAAGGTGCTGGCGAAGGCTGGCCTCACCAAGGACGACATCGATCTGTGGGAGATCAACGAGGCTTTCGCGGTGGTGGCGGAGAAATTCATCCGCGACCTCGACCTCGATCGCGCCAAGGTTAACGTCAACGGCGGCTCGATCGCGCTCGGCCATCCGATCGGCGCGACCGGATCGATCCTGATCGGCACCGTGCTCGACGAACTGGAGCGGACGGGTGGCCGCTACGGTCTCGTGACGATGTGCGCCGCGGGCGGGATGGCACCGGCGATCATCATCGAGCGCATCTGATTATCTGACGGGAACTGCGCGCCAGACGCGGTCCCGTCGACAAGGCGGAGAGAGAATATGCTGCACCCGGTCGCCCATGCGACCGCGACGCCCGACAAGCCCGCCTATATCATGGCGGGCACGGGCGAGACGGTCACCTACGCCGAACTCGATGCGCGCGCGAACCAAGGCGCGCACCTGATCCGCTCGCTCGGGCTGCGGCGTGGGGACGCGATGGCGGTGATGATGGACAACAACGCGCGCTATCTGGAATTGCTTTGGGCGGCCGAGCGGACCGGCGTGTACGTCACCTGCATCTCGTCCAAATTGCTGGTCGAGGAAGCCGAATACATCATCCGCGACGGCGACTGCCGCGTGTTTGTCGCGTCGATCGCGACGGCGCGCTGCGCTTCGGAACTCCGTCCCAAGATCGACGATCTCAAATGCCTGATGGTAGGCGGCGTGGCCGACGGATTCGACAGCTACGAAACCGCGCGCGATGCGCAACCGGCGACGCCGATTGCGGATCCTTCGCCGGGGCAGATCATGCTGTATTCGTCGGGCACGACCGGCAAGCCAAAGGGCGTGCGCTTCGCCTTGCCCGAGGGGGCGTTGGGCGTGAACGTCTCGCCGCTCGTGATGCTGGGGCAGGGACTGTACGGCTGGACCCCCGACATGGTCTATCTCAGCCCGGCACCGTTGTACCATGCCGCGCCGCTTCGCTGGTCGATGGCGGTGCAGCAGATGGGTGGCACCGTGATCGTGATGGAACGATTCGATGCCGAGCAGGCGCTCCACTATATCGAACAATACCGCGTCACCCATGCACAGTGGGTGCCGACGCATTTCGTGCGGATGCTGAAACTGCCGGACGATGTTCGCGCGCGCTACGACATCTCGTCGTTGAAGGCGGTGTGGCACGCCGCCGCGCCCTGCCCGGTGCCGGTGAAACAGGCGATCATCGACTGGTGGGGGCCGATCGTCGGCGAATATTACGCCGGGACCGAAGGCAACGGCTTTCACGCGATCCAGTCCGCGGAATGGTTGACGCACAAGGGTTCGGTCGGGCGCAACCTGACCACCATCACGCACATTTGCGACGATGAGGGCAACGAAGTGCCGCCGCGGACCGAGGGCGCGATCTTCTTCGAATCCCCCACCGGCGAGCGGACGTTTTCGTACCACAACGATCCGGGAAAGACCGCGGATTCGACCGACTCGCACGGCTGGACGACGCTCGGCGACGTGGGCTGGGTGGATGAGGACGGCTATCTCTGGCTGACCGACCGCAAGAGCTTCATGATCATTTCGGGCGGGGTGAATATCTATCCGGCCGAGATCGAAAGCCTGCTGGTGACGCATCCGAAGGTCGCCGACGTGGCGGTGATCGGCGCACCGCATGACGAGATGGGCGAGGAGGTCGTCGCGGTGATTCAGCCGCGCGACATGGCCGAGGCGGGCGACGCGCTGGCCGCCGAACTGACCGAATTCGCGCGCGCGCATTTGAGCCATGTGAAGACTCCCCGCCGGATCGATTTCCGCGCCGAACTGCCGCGGCACGATACGGGGAAACTCTACAAGCGCCTGCTGCGCGACGAATATTGGGGCAAGAAACCGCTCGTCGAGGGCGCTGCAGCATGAGCTGGAACTTCGGCGACATGATCGAGGCGGTCGAAGCGGCGATCCCGCCCGATCGCATCGCGCTGGCGCATGGGCGTCAGACCGTCACCTGGGCGGACCTCCGCCGTCGTTCCAACAACCTCGCGCGCGCGCTGGTGACGCGCGGACTGCAACCGGGCGACCGGTTCGCTTTCTACGCCTATAATTCCGCCGACTATCTGATCGCGCTGATGGCCTGCTGGAAGGCGCGCGCGACGCACGTCAACGTCAACTATCGCTATGTCGCCGACGAACTCGCTTACATTCTGGCCGACAGCGATGCGACCGTGCTGGTCTATGACGGCCGCCTCCGCGAAGCCGTGGCCGCGGTGGTGGACAAGTCGCCGCTGGTGCGAACCTATGTCGAGATCGGCGGCGAGGATGCGCCCGCCTTTGCCGAACGCTTCGACGATCTGATCGAGGGCGACGGCGTGGCGCTCGGCATCGAACGCGATCCGCACGACCGGTTCTTCATCTACACCGGTGGCACGACGGGCATGCCGAAGGGCGTCGTGTGGACCCATGCCGATATCAACGCGATCGGCCTCGCGGTCGCCGCGTCGCAGGGGTTGCCGGTGCCCGATTCGGTCGCGCAGGCCGCGCAATTCGCCGCCGCCAATCCCGATTATCCGAAAACCGTCTGCGGCCCGCCGCTGATGCACGGCACCGGCCTGCTCAGCGCATACGGCGCATTGCTCGCAGGCGGATTCGTCGCGACATTGCCCAGCACCAGTTTCCACCCCGAAGAGGCGCTGGATGCGATCCACAACTGGCAGGCGAATCGCCTGATCGTCGTCGGCGACGCCTTCGCCCGGCCTATCCTCGACGCGCTCGATGCCGAGCCCGATCGCTGGAATGTCTCGAGCGTGCGCCTGATCGTGTCGTCCGGGGTGATGTGGACTCAAGGGGTCAAGGACGGGCTGATCCGTCATATGCCCGACGCGACGTGCCAGGATAATTTCAGCTCGTCCGAGGCGATCGGCATGGGCGCGTCGCTGACCACCCGGGACGGCACGGTGGAAACCGCGAAGTTCATCGTCTCCCCGCGCTGCCGCGTGCTCGATGACGACGACCGTGATGTCA contains:
- a CDS encoding acetyl-CoA C-acetyltransferase produces the protein MPDAYIIDACRTPRGIGKQGKGALADMHPQHLAATVLKAIKERNNLNTAEVDDIIWSTSTQRGKQGGDMGRMAALDAGYDVKASGTTLDRFCGGGITAVNFAAAQIMSGMEDLVIAGGTEMMSLTAAMSAEDQAAGKAPGLMGSGNTRLNETHPQSHQGICGDAIASMEGIDREALDALGLESQRRAKIAMDEGRFDKSIVPVVDDAGNVVLAKDEFPRPQTTAEGLAALKPSFAAMADMPYDKRGTTFRSQINAKYPDLTIEHFHHAGNSSGVVDGAAAVLLASKEYADAHGLKPRAKIVAMANIGDDPTLMLNAPVPAAKKVLAKAGLTKDDIDLWEINEAFAVVAEKFIRDLDLDRAKVNVNGGSIALGHPIGATGSILIGTVLDELERTGGRYGLVTMCAAGGMAPAIIIERI
- a CDS encoding NADPH:quinone oxidoreductase family protein, whose amino-acid sequence is MKAVVVAALSDDLSGTALADVPEPVAKLGQVLIHVKAASLNFPDLLMTKGEYQLKPPLPFTPGMEIAGEVIAGDGFAAGDAVVAGTRLGGFAEIVAVDADAVRGKPAHLSFAEAASVGTAYLTAYVALVRLAAVQPEEWVLVHGATGGVGLAAVDLAKALGYRVIATSRSMEKLSVVMDEYSPDAVVPAPGFREAVKDLTGGGANVIYDPVGGDVFDESTRCIAFGGRLLVVGFTSGRIATVSTNMPLIKGFSVVGVRAGEYGRQFPDKGRENLAAVWKLAEDKKIRPRVHAEYPLADWRSAFAAMQDSEMVGKLVLVP
- a CDS encoding AMP-binding protein; this encodes MSWNFGDMIEAVEAAIPPDRIALAHGRQTVTWADLRRRSNNLARALVTRGLQPGDRFAFYAYNSADYLIALMACWKARATHVNVNYRYVADELAYILADSDATVLVYDGRLREAVAAVVDKSPLVRTYVEIGGEDAPAFAERFDDLIEGDGVALGIERDPHDRFFIYTGGTTGMPKGVVWTHADINAIGLAVAASQGLPVPDSVAQAAQFAAANPDYPKTVCGPPLMHGTGLLSAYGALLAGGFVATLPSTSFHPEEALDAIHNWQANRLIVVGDAFARPILDALDAEPDRWNVSSVRLIVSSGVMWTQGVKDGLIRHMPDATCQDNFSSSEAIGMGASLTTRDGTVETAKFIVSPRCRVLDDDDRDVIPGSGVTGKVVLGPPNPVEYHKDAEKSARTFRIIDGARYTVSGDFAQVNADGTLVLLGRGSACINSAGEKIFPEEIEEALKLCPCVDDALVFGVPDPKWGQAVAAVVQRAVGYDEGHVRDMLRSKLAGYKQPKLLVATETSLRAPNGKADYAKAKSLAGVA
- a CDS encoding TetR/AcrR family transcriptional regulator, with the protein product MSSVTPTAAAPARSNDLTQRDWLEAGQSLLRRGGLRALKLRPLADELRVSTGSFYHHFGDFDAYQGRLATYFAETQVADMVASLKRATPDPIDRIRLLGQTVRRRGLSRLGIAMRAWAESDPRARLAVDKHDAELLGFIGDCLEDAGFDRGEADIRAYALMMLGHGKIHAPHLDMETLFESLLGILATKPKAA
- a CDS encoding choline dehydrogenase; the encoded protein is MPGYDYVIIGGGSAGCTLAARLSEDPAVSVCLLEAGGANKEMLVRMPAGVGNLIKAKGKHNWGFWTEAEPHMDQRRLWWPRGKGLGGSSSINGMVYTRGHPQDFDEWRQMGLSGWSWDDVLPYFRKLEGHHRGGDLHGAEGPLRVSAGESDSPFHDALIEAGRQAGYPVTPDFNGAQQEGFGRYDLTISNGQRWSTAAAYLRPVETRANLTIVTDARTTRIVVSRGRVRAVEYVTGKKLERAEVSGEALLCAGAVQSPHILQLSGIGAADRLRAAGVQPVHDLPGVGENLQDHLDIILSWRARGLTTAFSATKGLRQLKVGLEYLTRGTGLGRQQFLESGAFVCSREGLSRPDVQIHGVLAIMRDHGKVRVKEDGFSFHLCQLRPESRGRIGIASGDPLADPLIYANYLASEVDRRVMRECVKIGRDVASQVALDPYRGDELAPGRDIQTDAQIDAWVRATAETIYHPVGTCKMGADGDTMAVVDERLRVRGLDGLRVVDASVMPTLVGSNTNAPTIMIAEKAADMIRERQVVTA
- a CDS encoding acyl-CoA synthetase, with the translated sequence MLHPVAHATATPDKPAYIMAGTGETVTYAELDARANQGAHLIRSLGLRRGDAMAVMMDNNARYLELLWAAERTGVYVTCISSKLLVEEAEYIIRDGDCRVFVASIATARCASELRPKIDDLKCLMVGGVADGFDSYETARDAQPATPIADPSPGQIMLYSSGTTGKPKGVRFALPEGALGVNVSPLVMLGQGLYGWTPDMVYLSPAPLYHAAPLRWSMAVQQMGGTVIVMERFDAEQALHYIEQYRVTHAQWVPTHFVRMLKLPDDVRARYDISSLKAVWHAAAPCPVPVKQAIIDWWGPIVGEYYAGTEGNGFHAIQSAEWLTHKGSVGRNLTTITHICDDEGNEVPPRTEGAIFFESPTGERTFSYHNDPGKTADSTDSHGWTTLGDVGWVDEDGYLWLTDRKSFMIISGGVNIYPAEIESLLVTHPKVADVAVIGAPHDEMGEEVVAVIQPRDMAEAGDALAAELTEFARAHLSHVKTPRRIDFRAELPRHDTGKLYKRLLRDEYWGKKPLVEGAAA